In Anopheles bellator chromosome 2, idAnoBellAS_SP24_06.2, whole genome shotgun sequence, the genomic stretch ATGCCGATTTCGCCCGGATCGAACAGGAGCGGGTTAAGAAACAAGTTACGCACCACAGCCGCAAGCGACAGCTGGAAACGGAGCGCAGTGAGTTCGTGAAGTTGGACGCGATAGAGATGATCTACAAGCGACGCAAAGCGGACCGAGAGGAGCGGGTAGAGAGTATCAAGAAAGGACGTGAGGGGCGCGAAAAATTTGGCTATCGGGACCGGCGGCAAAACCCGCACTGCTCCAAAACGAACcgagaaaagatgaagaatAAAAACTTTGGCATGGTTCGGCACAAGGCCCGGGGCAAAGTAAAGAAATCGTTCCGCGAGAAGCAGTTGGCATTGCGGAAACATCTGACGCAACAGAAAAAGATGAAATAAGTGAGCTAGAGCATTGGGAAAATGATAGAAAGTACgtaacaaataaaaatgttttgcaaaacaaaacaaaaatgtgtcgttGACTGGAGTGATATTATTGGAGCGAAATGTTAATAACATGATTACGCCATTGACGCCAAGACAAGCAAATATGCCATTACCGCATCTCAACAGAAGTAATATTTATTACACGCGCAACTCGACTCTACTGGAATTTTCTTAACTCGTTCGTTAACTCTCAAAAACCTCATCAAAACTATACGACTGACCTGGTAAACACGCGCAATTGTTTCATAATATATGTTGTCTATTGGTTATTTTTGATCTTATCACAATTCAACAATCATTCTTTTTTGAAGCAATGTGATAATGGACCCTTAAATGGACCCTTCCTCTACATGATATTCTTTTGCCGTGAGTGCGCGCTGAGGCGTGATATCAAGCTTAATATTCATCCACTGATTTGAGGTAACTTTCGATGATCGTGCTGTTACTTGTACCGCCTCTATCCTTGTTTCTAACATAACCAAACTCCGTTGCATAATGCTCATAATATGCCGATATgatattttcttcattttgcaCTGCAATTACCAAGGACTCGGAAGACTAAAATGAGCCCAACGTGGTGACTAAACAAAGTATTAAAATCTACGGTGGATCCGCACAAAATCACAACCATTACATGGAAACAAAAGTCGCCCCGGCACGTTGTATAGGATAAAAAACATAGGGCTAAGaataacaaaaattaataactaaACATCGATTGCACGCGATActaaaaaactaaaccaaacgCTGCTCAAAATGGCAAAGTATTGGAAATAAAACAGTAATTATTTGCCTGAAAGATCTGTACTAACATTAAAATTCCAATTAAGCTAACCTACTAACTTCTAGTAATGCGAAACTATCTAATGGACGTCCTCAACTCCTTGCTGGCTGTTCTCTTGTTTTGACTGTTCCGGCTTACGCCCGggcaagcagcagcatttAATCTAATTAAATGTGATTGTACTTATTGACGGTACTTTGCTTATGCAGCAACAATTGTCTACGATTAATTTGGTTGTTGGCTGGCTGCATTGCCCAACATTAGATTTCCCAACTTATAAAatgaatcattcattttcagtCAATCATTTTCATTCTGACCATTCACACCATGTGGCATTGAGCATGTTAAACCTTTACAGCTAACGTAACCAGTGTCTGACTTAAAACCTGATGAGCCCGCACTTATACACTCTCCTCGCACCTACGAGTGTGGTGATCCAATAAGTTATGAAACGATCGAGAATTCTTCTGACACCTTTGCCGGACAGAACGGGATGGTGCGAATTTGGCCGAGCTCGAAACACGAACTTGCATGGGATTTCAATGGTGATTTGGTTAATCTACTAATTACATGCACTATGTAACGCATGATTATTCCGTGCTTGGCCATCTTTCTGCATTTTATGGCACACTAGCACTATCAATTACAAGGGACCGCTCTATAAATCATTCCGACTCGGTGCGCTTCGAACAGGGTGGTGCACAGCTTTAATTAGTTATGCGCATAATCACCGTCGTTCACAGAAAAGCGCACGTCAGCACTAGAAAGAGCACACTGACGGGAAAAATGATATAAATTGCCATCCGCGGATGGCAAGTGGAAACGAGCAGTGTGATATCGTCTTCCTCGTGCTCAATACCGTCCCGTGTTGGCACTTCGACGATCACTCGTTCGCTGGTCCAAAATTTGATGGGAAAGGAGCAATGCGTGCTGTTGATGCACCCCTTGGAGTCGGAAATGTTCGAGTACTGGAACGTAGGCTTGTAAATGTCGAACATGGCGTGAATATCGTTTTGAACATAGTCATTGTCGCTGTAGAAGATGTAGTAATAGTACCCGTCCGAGACGACTTCATGCTTGGTGACGGTGTGCGATGCACCCTCGAGGTACCGCACACTCTGGCACGATTTGCTCGGGGGGAAGCTGTGCGCCAGCAGAATATCGCCATCGTAGCACGACAACAGACTGTTCTCGAAGCTCGAAACCGAATCGGAGGTGTTGTTTGAGTAATTCTTCGCTGTACCACCATGATTGATGCGGCGATCGTAAATCAGATCGCGTCGTTTCCGGCGGCGTCGCTTTTTCTGCGGGTTCTGATGCGTTACCGTAGTCTCTGCGGACCGACCGATACTGTCTGGTTCCACAATTTCGCCCCCATTGTGATCCGGCTCGTTCGGCGACTCCGTTTCGGGCTGCTGACGGTGCCCAGTTTTGTTGTGAGTGTGCCGCCGTCGGTGCATGCCACTCTCGGCCGAACCGTCGTCGGCAGGCCCTGCTTCGGTGGCCCGAAAATTGCGGTACTTTTTGATCAGATTTTCCGTCGTACTAAGCGTGGGCTCCGTTGTCGTGCTGGTCGTGGTGGTACTGGTGGTTGTAGTGGCGATCCGCTGGACATTTCGTGTCGTTACTGATACCGGACGTCCAATGCGCTTCGTCGTCGAATGATATGCGGACCGTCCGGATGTATCTGCCACCGGGAGAGCTCCAGTTGTTCTAATCCGCTCCTTCTCATTTTGAGGATGTACCTTTGGCCGATGCGCTAAGGGGAGCTTCTCCCCGGTGCGTTCTTCTGTAAAATCTTCTCCTCCTGAAATTGGGGTAGCGAAGAGTTAAAAAACGACATTCATGTTGTATTCGTGTAAGACAATCTAACTCTTACCATGGTTCCCGTCTGCCGGCAGATCAGTTGAATCTTTCCTCTCTTTCGAATTGATGTACTCCGCGGCCGACTCGAAGGTAACCAGCACCTGGCCGTGTTCTTTGTTGAGGTAGTtgtcgattttgttgctattaTGCTCGAGCAACCCACAGGTCCGTAGGTTACGTTCACCCTTCACCACCAGGATGCGTGAACCGTCGTATCGGGAGCAAACCTTCAGTGCCACCGTGGCTCCCTTCAGCAGATAGAAGCCCCAGTACTCTAGCGTGTCGTCCGGTAGCGACATAGACTTTTTCAACCGAATGTGCTTCCGGTTCTTCGACACCTCCGGCTCGTGGTCCAGCTGGAATGCATTGAACGTGCTGTTCATCTGGAGCGTGTGCTTCTGGCAAAACACGGACGAGATTCCGTCGCGAATTTCTATAATGTCTGACTCGGCTATCGGGTACACGACGTCCGCAAACACCGTATGTCGCAGGTACAGCGGAAGGATGATCAGCGAAGCCGGCAAAATAGCGGTAAGAATGCAGAATGCAATCACGCGCTTAACACCGTGCATGCTTTTGGACTCTGTTGATTCAAATTCAGGCGAAATAggattaataaattaaatcactgaACTATCCTTAATATTAGATTAATTGTGTAACAGCACTGCAAATTTTTACACAATGAGATGACAGGATTGCTTGTTATGAACCATGGTTAGCTGACTGGAGCTTAATTGATTTTACAAACAACTTTAAAACTAGTAAGGTACAAATTCCATCAAGCGGGACGGTCACGATTCACCTTTGTTCAGCGGACAATACGTAGTGCTCGGTCACGTTTCAGCCATGCTCCAGGTTTCACATGAGTGATAACTTGGTAAGAACGCACATTACCACCGTCTGTGGCACTTGCGAGCGTCATAAAGTACGTTATCACATGCAAGTGATTTGCACCACACCACGATGATCCAGCGAAGATGCAAAAGAGTAGCGAACCGCGCGTCTTGTCACTAATGAAACCCACCAACCTAATTGCGTTAAACGATGTTCAGTCTCCCTCCTGCCATTGAGCATCACGCTGTAAAAGTATGACACTCCACGCGGGCGCTTCATCTCTCAGTGTTCTTTGGCCTGTCCTAAAATATGGGCACCGTTTAGGCAGAAACGTTTGACTTTTGCAAGGTGCGAGGGGGAAGATTGCCACTCGTGGGCCTTATCAGTCAGCAGCAATGATATGCGAGACTTTCGGGTGACACCGAAGACTTTCATTGTCCACTCAAAAAGGAAGATACTCAACCGAAGAGACCAAGTGACCCACAGACAGCAGCAAGGTGGCACTTCGAAAGCAATTTTCATCCTATCTTGTTGGGAAACATGAGGAGGCATTAGTTGCCTAATCGAAAATCTGAAGCAATCTTAGAACACCGTTTCGAATTATCAATTTGTATCGATGTTTAATCAATAACTATCGTTCAAACGGTTCAAGGGACAAATTGCACTTCCTTTAGCCTTCGTGCTGCCCATCGTAGCATTGTTGAAGAAATGCCAGTTTACACTGTCAGAAATCGATAGACGCAAACCATAAGAAGCCACTCGCATGAAAATAGTGTCCTTGACTCCGCACGACAAATCACGGACGTTATCGCGATATGGAACAGTTCTGTTTAATAGCTTGGAATGTTGCCAAAACGATACGTTGCTACATTGTGACCAGGGCACGACGGATGAGTTTAGATATTTTTTCCCCAAATCCATGGCAGCTGTTAACCAAATGTGGTCAGTAATACTCGCATTCGCCATGCATTGGGGCATGCATAAtacaatttatttacaaattcTGTTGTGAATGACCACGGTACAGCTCGTCGTAAACACGGTGTGCCGGATGTGGCCGGCTCTATCTGTATTTAACGggttcatttgtttttatcatCCTCCATGACACCGCCGGGGAGTGATGCCCCAGGGAATAAACAAACGAGCTCATCACATTGCACGAGGACTGCGAATCATAGCTCGCGCCAGGGCCGATCAACCCACTTCGGCTCCTCTTCGGTCGGATTAAATGATCTCGTTCATCCTAGCGCAATCCGGATGTTTGCCTACGTGTTTGCAAccacaataaaaaatcagGTGGAGCTACGCAGTATCGTGAAATGAGTAGCGACATTGCAGTCAACAGATTTTTCTGAACTAACCACATTTGCGGGCGGCCAGAGCGGATAGAAGTGGAATTGTGACTATTTTTATCATCGAGCCGTCTCCTTTCAGCCGCAGCACGTTCAAGGAACATGCCTGCGGTCGATCTCGGACCGATTGATGATCAAACTGATCTGTCGGCACCCTGCAAACATGACTCACAAGCGCCACAGTGAGGGGCTAACGAATGGaatgggccaccaccgccgagagAGTGTTATTAGGTCAATATTGAGTGTTACGCCAACCAACAACACGCACAAGCTTCCTACCGTTCCGGGCCAATTAGTTGGCCGTTTTGCTCACCAAAATCGTGCATCATCTCGCGGCACGCGCGCACCTCCCTTCGGAGACTTTGTCGTCGTGGGTAATTACTGTTAATCAAATTGTGTCGGGTGCCCGGGCGGAAAGGGGTTTCTTTTGTGGTTCGCAGGATGAAGAACCCGCTTGATGTACTGTTTCTATGTAATGCCCCCCGTGAGTCGCGTAATGAAGCGCTTTCGGCTGCGGCGGCTTATCACCGGGCTAGCTTCTTCGTCTCAGCCGTTCACTTCTTTTTACTTCACTCGAGTGTTGGTGCATCGCGGTCGAGGAAGAGCCTCGCGGCACGTTGGAATTTCGACTCTGTTTGTTCAACGTGGTAAGAgataaaattaaacgcaaGACTAGCAAtggaaccaacaaaaaaaaaccacagcATCTACATACTTAGGAGTGTGCTTCGTTGACATATGAAACAATATTCGCCTGTTCTCGTTTCACGTAATAAAGACGCACTTTTGTTCCTCAGGTATAGGTTTCCTCCATTGTTCTTTAAATCTTGTACTATCAATCTTTTAGCCTTTTCTCGACAATAATAGAGAGCGACGAAGAATTTGTTTCACGAGTCTTTGTGTTGCTCCCGTCGTTGTCTTTCCGCTAGATGTTGTTCTTTATCAGCTTGCAAAAGGCAGATTGCTTCCATGGTCACGGCGCCAGCATCTTCACAACGATCTTCACTAATCCGGCCGACTGGCCGATGCATGGTTTCACAATAATTCACACGCGACAGTCCACATCGGTGCTTTTTTTTAATACTCCGGACGAGATGAGCAACTTCGCCGGagcagaaaagaaagcgaaatcaaaacaacCGATCGCCGAGTGCGATTCCCACGCTCTTTCGCTATTCACTGCGCACTGGTTCCCGCGAACGCGATGCTCCTTCCGCGAGTGGGGTTTCAAAACAAAGCCGCGCCGCTCCCCACCTCCCAGTGCGTGTCATCATCGGCCGCTGTGACAGTTTGCGTTAATGTGCAGGGTTGCtgcattgttttgattgacgTTTGGTGGTAGCGGTTCTAGTTGTTCGGATTGGCGGTAAAAGTGATGAAATGGTCAACGCGTTTTAGTTTAAAAATTTACTTATccatcgattttttttatcggaGAGCGATTTGAACCGAATTTAGGAATTCTATTGTCTATGCATACGATGTGTCCTTAAATGCAACCCGTTGTataaaaatatacatttttaaCCCAATCAACAAAACTTCCTTGAAATATGGTGTCTGCTGCAATAAGAGTGCTTAATCCCAGAGAGCTTTTAATTTGATATTTCTTAACCCCCGCAGAGCCGCTGTAGCAGCATTTCAAAGGTTTGCACTTAAGTTCCATTTTCTCGCATAGAGACCGATGAATCGGCGCACCCTAGACGGATGATCAAGACTGACGAGCCGCAATGGCACTTTTGGTCGATTTGGATGGCCTGTAAAAAACCCAAGTACAACGCCGAACAAAATTTTTTTACATGTCGTCCGCATCATTCGAGTGACAACCGGTTATCGGGAGATACTTTAAGATTATCATTATCGCTTGACGTGCTCAATAAAAGATAGACTTTATCGAAAGCAACAGGCCAATGTGCTGTTATACATCCGCCGATCACGCCATTATGGATCGATCCTGCTCAACGGCCGGACTCAAACTGCGGCACGGCGTTGGATCAATAGGCACGGTTGCTTTGAGGTGGCTGTTGTGCAATATCTCTTAtcagaaacaaacaatttacagCCAATCTGCCGTCTTTTCAGCATGCTCGATGGATGCGTTGCTACCGGAAATTGATATGCGTCGCAAATCTCACGAAATGCCAGAATACTCATCGGGAATACATGACTGGAGAGGCTAGAGCGTAACATGCAAATACGCTGCAGAACTGGATTTGCAGCTTGTCATGCATGAAAAGTAGCATGTAAAAACTGCCCACTGGCTATGGAGTTAGCAACAGTTTATATCTTTCCATCTATACAGATTTTTAAAAGCAGCGTAGAGTATGATATTAATAGCTACACTGCATGAGTAATTGATAATACTTTCCCAGCCATGCTAAACATCACACTTCGAGCAGGTGTACACTTTATGATCGGAGTCTTTGTCTTTGAATTTAAGCACACGGCGGGAAGTTATAACATCATGGTGATGCACACGATACGATCTTGGTCGGCACAGTTCTGTTTGTCGTTACGGGTGATTATTTACCCGGCTCGAGGCTTTCTCCCAGACAACCTGTCTTAAACTGCAAGTCCCTGGTAACTGCCGCCAGTGTCGCGTCTACCCTTTATACCCTTTCAGTAATAAAACGATCCGTTACCCTGTGCAAACTTTGAAATCAGACGTAACCTCGGTGTCACAGATACAGTGTGGTTGTTCAGTTATAAATACAATATTATAACGAGCAAGGaatgaacacaaaaaatatgcgaatattttcattcattcacaaaaGGCGCTCAGCGAAATAGCGGCTGGTCTGATACTTACTGTTCAGTCGATGCAAGGAGTTGTACCTGTACATGTGGTAATAGGCCACGTTGTCTGCGTTGTTCGCAATTCGAActcgtttttcgttcgccatgTTTGGGACGCTGCGATTACACACTTTTTCACACTATTTCACAATGAAAATGGGACCGTTGCAGGAAAACACAACTGCTATGGAGGGTTACTGTTGCACCAAAAGCTTTTTCGAATACATATTTTGCCACAACCGACAAATGACTTAATACGGTTCTGTCCgttctaaaaataatttaaaataactGATAGATCAATCAAAACTGCCACACTAATCGCTTCCAAAGCCACACTCGTTCTTATCGACAGAATTTCGAAACTGACGGAGCAGCGCCAGTGCCTCTCAGCTCACATGTTTGGGgtctgttttaaatttgttagAACACGCAAACAAATCTGCTTCCACCAGCGCCAGATGTTTTGgaaccacgaaccacgaaccaatttaaaacaaaacagctgTGTCCGCGACCCGACGCGAATGTTGCGACTAGAAGACTACACGATGATAACAAACTACACGGTGCAGAATGATTAGCGTACGAGAATCGGAGTCTCGGGCGCCAGAGGAATCATTCCGAGCGCGACCAGAAACGGTTCACGACTGACCCCTGATCACGTTCAACCTGTCCTCCGAAGTGAGGAACACCCGTACCGCCGTGATCGGTCGGTGGAGCGACGCACACATCTTTGCCGGAGCTGTATTGTTTCTTGTGTTCCGTCTATCGGCACCGTATAAATTTATGGTCATTATCTTCGGTGACACAGGTCCTAAACATTGGCCTAATCCGTACActttgtgtctgtgtgtacgAACTGATAATgcattcgaaacgaaacactaCTCGCATCGGATCCC encodes the following:
- the LOC131208262 gene encoding uncharacterized protein LOC131208262 isoform X1, encoding MANEKRVRIANNADNVAYYHMYRYNSLHRLNKSKSMHGVKRVIAFCILTAILPASLIILPLYLRHTVFADVVYPIAESDIIEIRDGISSVFCQKHTLQMNSTFNAFQLDHEPEVSKNRKHIRLKKSMSLPDDTLEYWGFYLLKGATVALKVCSRYDGSRILVVKGERNLRTCGLLEHNSNKIDNYLNKEHGQVLVTFESAAEYINSKERKDSTDLPADGNHGGEDFTEERTGEKLPLAHRPKVHPQNEKERIRTTGALPVADTSGRSAYHSTTKRIGRPVSVTTRNVQRIATTTTSTTTTSTTTEPTLSTTENLIKKYRNFRATEAGPADDGSAESGMHRRRHTHNKTGHRQQPETESPNEPDHNGGEIVEPDSIGRSAETTVTHQNPQKKRRRRKRRDLIYDRRINHGGTAKNYSNNTSDSVSSFENSLLSCYDGDILLAHSFPPSKSCQSVRYLEGASHTVTKHEVVSDGYYYYIFYSDNDYVQNDIHAMFDIYKPTFQYSNISDSKGCINSTHCSFPIKFWTSERVIVEVPTRDGIEHEEDDITLLVSTCHPRMAIYIIFPVSVLFLVLTCAFL
- the LOC131208262 gene encoding uncharacterized protein LOC131208262 isoform X3; this encodes MHGVKRVIAFCILTAILPASLIILPLYLRHTVFADVVYPIAESDIIEIRDGISSVFCQKHTLQMNSTFNAFQLDHEPEVSKNRKHIRLKKSMSLPDDTLEYWGFYLLKGATVALKVCSRYDGSRILVVKGERNLRTCGLLEHNSNKIDNYLNKEHGQVLVTFESAAEYINSKERKDSTDLPADGNHGGEDFTEERTGEKLPLAHRPKVHPQNEKERIRTTGALPVADTSGRSAYHSTTKRIGRPVSVTTRNVQRIATTTTSTTTTSTTTEPTLSTTENLIKKYRNFRATEAGPADDGSAESGMHRRRHTHNKTGHRQQPETESPNEPDHNGGEIVEPDSIGRSAETTVTHQNPQKKRRRRKRRDLIYDRRINHGGTAKNYSNNTSDSVSSFENSLLSCYDGDILLAHSFPPSKSCQSVRYLEGASHTVTKHEVVSDGYYYYIFYSDNDYVQNDIHAMFDIYKPTFQYSNISDSKGCINSTHCSFPIKFWTSERVIVEVPTRDGIEHEEDDITLLVSTCHPRMAIYIIFPVSVLFLVLTCAFL
- the LOC131208262 gene encoding uncharacterized protein LOC131208262 isoform X2; protein product: MMHDFESKSMHGVKRVIAFCILTAILPASLIILPLYLRHTVFADVVYPIAESDIIEIRDGISSVFCQKHTLQMNSTFNAFQLDHEPEVSKNRKHIRLKKSMSLPDDTLEYWGFYLLKGATVALKVCSRYDGSRILVVKGERNLRTCGLLEHNSNKIDNYLNKEHGQVLVTFESAAEYINSKERKDSTDLPADGNHGGEDFTEERTGEKLPLAHRPKVHPQNEKERIRTTGALPVADTSGRSAYHSTTKRIGRPVSVTTRNVQRIATTTTSTTTTSTTTEPTLSTTENLIKKYRNFRATEAGPADDGSAESGMHRRRHTHNKTGHRQQPETESPNEPDHNGGEIVEPDSIGRSAETTVTHQNPQKKRRRRKRRDLIYDRRINHGGTAKNYSNNTSDSVSSFENSLLSCYDGDILLAHSFPPSKSCQSVRYLEGASHTVTKHEVVSDGYYYYIFYSDNDYVQNDIHAMFDIYKPTFQYSNISDSKGCINSTHCSFPIKFWTSERVIVEVPTRDGIEHEEDDITLLVSTCHPRMAIYIIFPVSVLFLVLTCAFL